The sequence AATCACTTCACTCACGAAGAAAGTCTGGTAAGTGGTGTCAACTAACATAGCTTTGTAATATTAGTTTGGCTTTATTTACGGAGTTCAGCATTTTCCTTGCAAAGCACGCGGGTTGCTCTATTGTTGAACAAGTACGGTACGAGAGGAAGGGAAGCAGTGTTTGCCATGCCGCATTGATTGTACCGCCAAAGGGGAAGGTCGTTTTGCCGTGCGCTTCGCCAACTTCTACGTCCCCGTATCACTCTGCACAGTATACGataatcgtttttttttttcgccaAAGTAGCTATGTTCATCCTCAAATATTTTTCAACCGCGCAAAGTCCCACAAGCCGAATACGATGTCCTCTGGAATTGACGCTAACGGATACGTTGAGAGTATTGTTGTCAGCCTTGCGGCATTTGCGTTGAACGTGATGAAATAACGTTACTGTGTTACACTGCTGAGTCGTCAAACGGTCAATGATGAAATCACCAAGCTTAGATTCAGTCGAAAAGAGACTTGTGCTTGTCATAGCGGGTATTTACTAACCCTTGTTGGCTTTAAGTAGGTTCTCTAATTTTTCGAATACTACAAGAGCGTAATACGTATCCGTTACGGTGACCGCACGGGTACTAGTGCCGAATGCAAAATTGTTATATAACAGCACGAACTTCAGGTCGGTCAGTCGTGCCTTGGCCTCAACGGCCTAGTCGATGAAGACCTCCTAGCTTAACCATTCTTCCTAAGATGCTCCGACAGTCACTCTCAAGGGACATTGGCCATAGATAgcagtgacgtaatgaccgcaTGTCGTGAAAAAAACCATGGAGAAACTTCGTCTCACTCATACAAAATATATCGATTGCTTGCTACAAAGTATACCCACTTAAAGGGGTTTGAAGGGGTTTGTGAAATCGAATCGTAGGGACAAAGACACTGGACACACTGGATCGGAACCATGACCACCGGTGTACATCGCCTTCGGCAGGTATGATGTCCTCGGTTCTTGGCCGTAGAACTTCTATCGAGCTTTTTGGTTATCTCGATGTGACCTATTTGAAACAACGTCGCCAAATAGGGTGAAAAGGGTATCAGaaatgaaaatcgaaatttcTATTCCTGATAATGCACAATGTTGCTCAACGGGTGTTGTCCTATATTCCTTTAACTTTTTCCTATGGCACTACCCCCTCATTTCCTTGTGCTGTTGGCTAGTATTTGTACCATGAAACATTGCTTATGCTTAATAGTGATGTGTCATTTACCAAATTCACTGATCGTTTGTTATGTATATATGTTGAAACAATAGATTTATATCGATGGTGTGTATTTCTATCTTCCAGCATCCATTCAGTCATTCCGCCGTGCAAACGAAGACCCAGGGGAGTAACTTGCACGGAAATCGAAACACAGCGATGACTACAAACACCCTTTACCACAACAATCACGTGTTGGCGACGCAGGCTATGTCAGCTCCCGCTATCGGCCATGTGCTCATGAGCTCACCTGCTCTCACCAGTGGCCGAGGGAACAACGGTACAATGACGGTTCACAACCGACCACATCAACCAGATGCCCTCGAAGTTGAAGTTCCCAGCCAGATGCAAGAGCTTCTCACCACGGACTTGATTACTTCTCGGAAGAAGCGCCAGTTCACCCCAGATGAAAAGAAGGATATGTCTTACTGGAGCAAGAGAAGAAAGAATAATGAGGCTGCCAAGAGATCTCGCGAAAAGAGAAGGTTAAACGACATAATGCTTGAAACGAAGATTCTCGCCCTATCTGAAGAAAATACCAAATTGAAAAATGAGATTAGGGAATTGAAAAGACGCTTTGGTGTTTTGGATAGCAATTGTTCATCTGATGTAAGATCTAGTGGACTGGCCGGTGGTAATCGCAGTGCCGGAAAAAAAGCAGAATCATCTCACAAAATAGTAAACGAATCAGATGGCCAATCAGGAAATGAGCGCGAACGTAAGGATGGCTCTTTTGAGAATGGTGCGCCCACCAGCTTTATAGATGGAAAAAAGGATGAGAACCGTGTTATCAAAGACCTGAAGTTACAACAGCCTCTGACACAGACTAAGATGTCTGGATCCCTTGTTCAGGATGGTGATGCATCCGACAACTCAGTGCGTGACCATAGATCCATCAGTCCCACTTCGACGGCGAGCAGTCTTTGCCATAAACAGAATTCTTACAACAGCAGACTACCTTACAAGTTACGTTTGAAACAGAAGGGCGATGGCGAGCTAAAGCAAAGCTACGACATGACACATATCACCCCGATGCAAATTCACCCAGTGGCAATCAATGCTGTCGGCGGCGATGTGGCGCCAGCAACAACGACCGGTCAGCCTCCGGTAGCCAGCGGTTGCAGCCAGTCGCGGCTCAGCGAAACAAACCTGGCGAAACATAACGAATTCTACAAGAACGCAGTGTCGACGAATGCTGAAGATGCCCTCCTAAGGGCTGGTCTCTTTACGGCCCATGCTAACGCAGCACAGCCCGTGAAAACCATCACCAACGACCAATCCTCTGCTTCTCCACAAATTCAACTAACAGCAAACGCATGTCAGCCGATAATATTCCAAGTCGGCGCTTCCGAGAGACAAGCAAAAGTCTCTCATATAGCCGAGGCACCGACCGAATGTTATAATACTATTAATAGCAAAAACGTGATCGTGAGTCCATTAACACCAGGACTGGACATAGAGAGCTTAAGAGTAGCCCGCTCTCGGTATATAGAATATGAAAATAGTCAGCTCCGTGGAGTCCTTCAAGcactgtctactgaagttttatctttaaAAGAGATTGTTAAAGGGAAACTAGTGTAATGTCTTTCAAATGCCAACTTACCTCAATCTGATGCTGATATCATACGTATACCCGTGTCTCTTTATTACCGTCAGGTTCATGCCTTGACTTATTGCGCTCTTTTTGAAGTAGCCAGTTGTTGTGTTTTACCTGACCAGATTCCTTCAAAAAATCATAGGCAATGTCAAGCGTTCAGCATTGAACTCAACGCACACTGCTTACGGGTAGCAGTGACAAGCCTACACGCTACAAGGGAAATATATCCAAAAGCCGTAATATTTGTAGCTTCTCCGTTACGGCTCCACtcttcatatacatgtacctcgTTTTCTGTACTCTTGATCGGAATTAAATTTAAAGGTTTGTAGATTCTCACACTTGTTGGTTTTCAAGCTTATCATAGTATATTATCGTGCTTTCAGTGTTTTCCTTTCTTTAACAGtgtatacatattatatatatatatatatatatatatatatatatatatatatatatatattgtgtgtgtgtgtgtgtgtgtgtgtgtgtatgtatgtatgtatgtatgtatcgtaTATATACACATGCTACATACTTATATACATATtaagtatatatatttatgtgattattatatatatatatatatatatatatatatatatatatatatatatatatatatatgggtatTAAACAAGATGATTGCGACAATCACAAGGATATTGGAGACTGAAATATTATCAGAGAGAAATCTGATAGGTGTTGTAAAAATTAAATCGTGATTCGTCCGCAAGCGACTGTAACAATGGAATCCATGGACATAATGAAATGGTATCTGTATTCCCTTGGAAGTCCACGTTCTTGTTACTGGAAAAGGAAAAGCAACTTTGTCGGACCCTGTTATTTGAAATGTACTATAGTGAGTTGCAAGCAATAtaaacaattttgcaaaattctgGCACAGATCGTCTTAATGCAACCAGGTTTTTTGATTAGAAGACGTGGCGACTCTACGGGACTGATGGATCTCTGTAACTCTGAGTTACCACAATATAAAACTGTTCTACGGGGAAAAAATGCTTCAAAAGgtctttaattattattaatccCTGAGTGGTTACCGCCTTCAAGAGTTCTTTCTTCTACCCTTcaagagtttttttttcttctcttgtatAGAGGAGAGATGTATGTAATTTACGAATTTATTGTTTGACATTAAAGAAAATGGCACGTGttcatgtaaaaaaaatatatgttgtCATAATTGTGtcaatatgagagagagagagagagagagagagagagagagagagagagagagacgaaaCTACATCAGAAACTTCATATCAGCGAAACGAAACTTCGCAAAAGTGTTCATTCAGCGCGCGCCAAAACATAATGTGGGGACCAGTGTGAAACGCTTGTCATTACGCCTTTCGGTAGCATGAAATGTGTCGCAATCCAATAGTGAGGAACGTACTTTCTCCGTTGTGGTGTTTACGAATTCCACATAGTTCCCGGGGGAGGGGCGACGAAGCCGAAAACCTTTCTGAAGCGCTGAATCTCTTGGCGCTGTTTGTAAGTCGCTGACGCTTTCATACCACGGAGCTAAAAAAGGAACCTCAGAGGTTATGTAAGCAATACACAGAAAATGATCTCCAAAGACTATTCACAGGACGCTTGCACCACGGAGGACATAGTAGCACCCCCGCAGTTTTGGCCTAAACCGCCGCGCATGCCGGGCTACAAGCAACGCCAGACGAAAGCGTCGTCTCTGTCGAAACAATTGTGAAAACGCGTATAATGTATAGCTTCTTTCAGACACACAACCAGACTTCTGAGGTGTACCCTATATGAAAAGCAATCCCCAACCCCGATCGCACTGCCTTCAGGGAGGGAGTGGACGTCCGAGTCTTCCGTACCTTTGTAGGCTCGCAAGGTTTCGGGAAAATATTCACCTCTGATTCAATGCCAAAAACAAGAATTACCAGAAAGAGAAAATAATGATAAGCGATCTCTTTAAAAAAGAATAGTGGCCAGTTCATGCAGTTGGAAAATTTCACAGACTTTTACTAAATATAAAGCCAGAAACAAAATCTGAAGACGTGGAGGTCTCTTGATATCGAATGATCCCCGAATACAGATCAGATCAGGGGCAGCCGGTCGGCCGAATTTGAGTCATTGCGACAAGATGtatttttccattgaaatacGCTATTCTTTAATAGATATTTTAAACAAATCCAAATTCAAAAGGGAAGTGAAGTCTAATCGTAACGATCTGAAAATCTCCCCTTCTGTCCAGGGGGTCCTCCCTTTCCCGTTTTCCGGCAAGAAAACCTCCACTGGCCACTCCCGCCATCACAACCGATAACTTGAAGCCACAGTCCCAGCTGAAAAAGTTCGAAATGTGCTCGCAAACACTATGAATTAATCGTGGTACCCGCATTCCGCTGGGTTATTTTCTGAGTTGCCCGATGATAAAACGTCGTTTGCCCACCCGGTATGAACACAAGAACTTGATAAAAATTGTCATCGACCCCACAAAGAAATGGCGCACTCCACTTTGGTGGCTGCCCCTGACAGATGCaacacattacatgtacatgcaaataGGAATCCATATTGAATTAGCACAACGTGCTCGCTATTGATGTCCTGTAATATACTGGACACTCATGGTTATGTAAGCCCCAGACAGTGACCGCGTGAATACTATTTTTATACAGCCGACCTTCGTGCGGTGTGGTACTATAGAATACGTACTTCTTTACTGCATATCTATCATTTGAGACTctgtgaaaatatttacataatctAGTCTAATAGTAGGACACAAATCGTGTGAGCATTTTTAAATTGTGTTTGGAACCGGCAGATGTCAGAATTTATAGAATTACGGACGGGGTTATGCAAGCAATCTACAGTCCGTGTAATCAAGGTGAAGTAAGACGGCATGTTTTATCATGTTGCGAATCTGAGTCGATTCTCATTCAAATGTGAGATTCTGTCAGGCAAGCCGCCATTATCGCACCGATGTGCTCTTTCACCTAGTTTGAGTCGCAAACTAGTGTACTTATGACCCTCTCGTGCGAAAAATGGAAACATGACATGGGCGATTTCTGtcactaagggactggtcagtttcttcggcctggggggggggcggtggattattttttgccgacgtcaaaaagtggctgaccccccctattccaaattttgaaaacagggtgacccccctattccaaatttctaaaacagggtgaaccccccccccgggcgcgacaaaggtaaaacaaaagatggacataaattatatatatatatatatatatatatatatatatatatatatatatatatatatatatatatatatatatatatatatatatatatattatattttacattttacatatatttatattttaaatagtcattctatgttttagtgaaattgttgacatgtcagttgtaagataggaatttcaaagtgtcaatcttaaagtttaaatacagtacattttgaatgagctgtatttgaatgagctgtgaatgtatttcacactttctctgcttaaccagatgtcctgaactgttgtacagaaatggatgtcaatcattaatatcaaagaggaaaaagcagtgaatcaaaaactttgatgggtgttaagacttgccaaccatccaattaaatctactgaggagccatagagagcttttttagccaaatctgatgtgtacagtgtctgagaggaccttttcttgtgtaacattgaaaccataaaagcacagctaataatgacaaaaactgccttttttaactgttatttgttcataaaaaacatctttctacagaaaacctatgaaacaaaggaaaataattgcatcaatgagaaggaaagatatcttgtcatttttctatctctaagataagtcactgtatcaaatatatattgtgaaatatttgtgcatgttgctttctcatactgaattctcacagagagaacagaaaagtatcaggaatttgtcatccttttcatatgaaatgcagatttcataatggtacactttcacttagcaaacatcaagatatgtctgaaagtatggcgcccgaagggcgcgccaaaaatatgaaacatcctgatatctctgatatatatgccttgtatattaaagtcatgcacctgaagggcatgctgaaagatgtatgatatattaaagtatgagcttgaagagcacgctgaaaaatattgaacatacagatatctctggtgtatgtatgcttgatatgttaaagttgggcgtgctgaaaaatatgactgattattaaagttacgcgcccgaagggcgcgccgaaaaatacaactgaatgatgaattttgtggctgacactagcattttaggcaatgatgagcctgtgtcaaaattcaaaaacacactgacccccctattgggcatttcaaaaacatggtgacccccctatcaccaaagtcaaaaacagggtgacccccccatgaatccaccgcccccctcccccaggctgaagaaactgaccagtccctaaatagATACCGACCAGCAAATGACAGACGTCCTAATTTGCTTCAAGATTGTTGTTGGGCTGGCGATGCGGAAATGCTTGTTGGTGACGCCGGCCATCTCTCAGACTGTTAAAAAGTGACAAGTCAACCACGGTCACTCTTGAGAAATCGAACTTCAAATAAAGTCTTATGAAATGTATCTCTTGCCTTTTCACTCTCTTGATGTTTTATTAATCAAATTTTACTCAAGGAAAGTTGTATGATTTCatttgatattgaagactagttCGCGGGAGTGACTTCTTACGTGTTGCGAGTCATGTGGGCCGCAGATATTCATATGCCAGTTGGAACGTTTTTATACTGGTTTGGATAACAATCACTCTCTCCTCAACTACCCGAGATAAATGTCTCTCAAATTGGTCAGAAACTGTCGTCTATTTCCTTCTCAATCTATCGGAAGTCACATGAGTCTTTGCATTATAAATCGTCTTACATCATTTTCATTTGCGCAACCTCGTTTTTTTTGTCTCCTTTGAGCGAAGCCCCTGCAGTCAAATTTCGCCCCAGGGACAGCGCCTATTATGTTTGAGTGCGATCTATAAATGTTAGTACAGGTGGGCCACCGTTGTACCTACACAAAGGGTTACGCAAGTTGTTCTTCTGGTTCTTGGAAAACGACCTTGTGTTCTCTGTCACGTTACTGCCATCCTTGAAATATTTCCAAACCTGTCGTTTTCATTAGCGAAAATGACCTGAAATCCTCGCCAATGCGCGTGCACAATCATCTTGTTCGGATTCCTAGTTACTCATGATCATGACAAAACCTAGTCACTTTCCTTCACGGTAGCGATGCAGGAAAGATAAATATAGCACCTTATTTTCAATTCTTGCAAAGAAAAGGAGTTTATTTACTTTACTGAAACACAGACAAACGCCAATCGATTTGTCGACTAGTCCAGTGTAAACTTTTTGGAGTATCATTTTGAACAGTGACGGCCAGATTTGAGTCCCAATATAAAGTGGGACAGAACAACGTTACAAACGCTTGCAAAATGTTAACGAACCGGGTTATTACACACCGTTATTTCTGATCTGCCATGTTTGATCTTTCCGTCGCTACAACTGGTGTTTTCGGTCGAAGTGTCACATGCCAGGGgtagaattttttttataatcgGCTGAAAAAAGAGAAATTCTGCTggtttgttattttgaacttgttCAGGCAAAGTTACCCTTATTCAGAATGACTCTATTATGTTGTCATGTCGTCACCTAATGACCGATATTGTAAACACTCGTAACCTTTGatatttgcacaatttttatttAGAAATCAAGTCAATATCCTTGTTTTCTTCGGCAGTTAATGCTGAAATATTCGGTGTTAGCCTACAAATTGAAGACGACACGTCGagtaaaatatgaaatgttattgttgacaatataTGAATTGTCCTGCAGTCTTATCATTCGTTTGTCGGCGACAGCATCGGATATGACAAGTGTATGCGTTGTGTTGACAAGATGAAAACTCTGGGCACCTCAGCTCGTgactttgggagtagaacaggaaactgacattttaaggtagaacgcgcctcaggtgtagatattcggaccctcaaacttttacaattcttttctgatagaccacttgttgggggttcattttaaagctcttgtcttggtgtaagaaaacttgatgggatggcggccattatgaattttaagtatcggtaaatccttggttatttgtttctctggtacttAAATTTGTTcgtgatttggaaagagaatgattgaaagattcattaaggaaagtttaagcaaaagtttaaggctttcactttcgaggcgcattctaccttaaactgaacaaaagtaaATGGAGAAAATACATCGATAGTTACCGCACAGGGGCAGTGTCTACCGCTTATGGCTTACCGAGTTTCAATACATCGAGGTTGCCACCTTTGCCCGTT comes from Ptychodera flava strain L36383 chromosome 8, AS_Pfla_20210202, whole genome shotgun sequence and encodes:
- the LOC139139261 gene encoding uncharacterized protein isoform X1; translated protein: MISTYVTASPDHSLVIYGRMVIELRLRPSPLTIANISYHIFHHQNHFTHEESLHPFSHSAVQTKTQGSNLHGNRNTAMTTNTLYHNNHVLATQAMSAPAIGHVLMSSPALTSGRGNNGTMTVHNRPHQPDALEVEVPSQMQELLTTDLITSRKKRQFTPDEKKDMSYWSKRRKNNEAAKRSREKRRLNDIMLETKILALSEENTKLKNEIRELKRRFGVLDSNCSSDVRSSGLAGGNRSAGKKAESSHKIVNESDGQSGNERERKDGSFENGAPTSFIDGKKDENRVIKDLKLQQPLTQTKMSGSLVQDGDASDNSVRDHRSISPTSTASSLCHKQNSYNSRLPYKLRLKQKGDGELKQSYDMTHITPMQIHPVAINAVGGDVAPATTTGQPPVASGCSQSRLSETNLAKHNEFYKNAVSTNAEDALLRAGLFTAHANAAQPVKTITNDQSSASPQIQLTANACQPIIFQVGASERQAKVSHIAEAPTECYNTINSKNVIVSPLTPGLDIESLRVARSRYIEYENSQLRGVLQALSTEVLSLKEIVKGKLV
- the LOC139139261 gene encoding uncharacterized protein isoform X2 produces the protein MTTGVHRLRQHPFSHSAVQTKTQGSNLHGNRNTAMTTNTLYHNNHVLATQAMSAPAIGHVLMSSPALTSGRGNNGTMTVHNRPHQPDALEVEVPSQMQELLTTDLITSRKKRQFTPDEKKDMSYWSKRRKNNEAAKRSREKRRLNDIMLETKILALSEENTKLKNEIRELKRRFGVLDSNCSSDVRSSGLAGGNRSAGKKAESSHKIVNESDGQSGNERERKDGSFENGAPTSFIDGKKDENRVIKDLKLQQPLTQTKMSGSLVQDGDASDNSVRDHRSISPTSTASSLCHKQNSYNSRLPYKLRLKQKGDGELKQSYDMTHITPMQIHPVAINAVGGDVAPATTTGQPPVASGCSQSRLSETNLAKHNEFYKNAVSTNAEDALLRAGLFTAHANAAQPVKTITNDQSSASPQIQLTANACQPIIFQVGASERQAKVSHIAEAPTECYNTINSKNVIVSPLTPGLDIESLRVARSRYIEYENSQLRGVLQALSTEVLSLKEIVKGKLV